One genomic segment of Apostichopus japonicus isolate 1M-3 chromosome 23, ASM3797524v1, whole genome shotgun sequence includes these proteins:
- the LOC139964569 gene encoding uncharacterized protein encodes MAGDRRVTNGNGVNERFENNDGEQSDSNLRNFISQEFQNQRVSSQTDSNNVSDDRATQFLQRAINESQRMAAETSRSQRRRQQLYEELGKERFEQWTREHLEETIRDAVRKADEDAMSVER; translated from the exons ATGGCGGGCGATCGACGCGTAACCAATGGAAACGGGGTGAATGAGCGTTTTGAAAACAACGATGGTGAACAGAGTGACTCCAATCTAAGAAATTTTATCTCACAAGAATTTCAAAATCAGAGG GTAAGCAGTCAAACTGACAGCAATAATGTCAGTGATGACAGAGCGACCCAGTTTTTACAGAGAGCAATCAATGAAAGCCAGAG GATGGCCGCGGAGACGTCACGATCGCAGAGGAGGCGACAACAGCTTTACGAAGAGCTCGGGAAAGAACGATTCGAACAATGGACAAGAGAACATTTGGAGGAAACTATTAGAGATGCGGTACGGAAGGCTGACGAAGACGCCATGTCAGTGGAGAGATGA